One window of Papaver somniferum cultivar HN1 chromosome 9, ASM357369v1, whole genome shotgun sequence genomic DNA carries:
- the LOC113312062 gene encoding berberine bridge enzyme-like 26 — MGSARSLDLLLILLFFISSSWRISTSSSTPLVGSNAENTFLECMSSKPHPFSSQIHTPYIPSYSSLLYSYSTQHLRLLNSTKAAHKPTAIVTPKNEQEIKKALLCSKRNGLQIRVRSGGHDYEGLSLKSSFAFIVIDLVNFRSISVDVRTQTAWVQSGATVGELAYRIAEKSKTLGFPSGICPTMGVGGHFSGGGIGALVRKYGTAADNIIDAFILDVTGRILNRKSMGENLFWAIRGGSGASFGIILAWKIKLVPIPEIVTVFSPTRTLEQGAAKLFVKWQQIADKLPVDLFIRAVIQPGSWNGHKTVQVVFNSLYLGGTGDLLRIMQKSFPELGLTANDCTETNWIGSVLKLSFTPNVETLLNRTHPDTLPFKAKSDYVQKPIPENGLSGIWKGVLELEASTFLILEPFGGKMNAISESAIPFPHRKGNLYEIQYLVKWNQGQAPEKHIDWIRNLYSYMTPYVSSNPRASYVNYRDLDLGKNDIPNMSYLKAASSWGTKYFKGNFKRLAMVKKQVDPQNFFKDEQSIPPYSAPSCCY; from the coding sequence ATGGGTTCAGCAAGAAGCTTAGATCTCTTACTGATTctcctcttcttcatttcaagTTCATGGAGAATTAGTACAAGTTCATCAACTCCATTAGTAGGATCCAATGCTGAAAACACTTTTCTTGAGTGTATGTCTTCAAAACCTCATCCATTTTCATCACAAATTCACACTCCATATATACCTTCCTATTCATCTCTTTTGTACTCATATTCTACTCAGCACCTTAGATTGCTCAATTCAACCAAAGCAGCACATAAACCAACTGCCATAGTTACACCTAAGAATGAACAAGAAATTAAAAAAGCTCTACTTTGTAGTAAACGAAATGGCTTACAAATCAGAGTTAGAAGTGGGGGTCACGATTACGAAGGTCTGTCTTTGAAGTCGAGTTTCGCTTTCATTGTTATTGATCTTGTGAATTTTCGCTCAATTTCTGTCGATGTTAGAACTCAAACTGCATGGGTTCAGAGCGGTGCAACTGTAGGAGAACTTGCATATAGGATTGCTGAGAAAAGTAAAACTCTTGGGTTCCCTTCTGGGATATGTCCTACAATGGGTGTTGGTGGACATTTTAGTGGAGGTGGGATTGGAGCTTTGGTAAGGAAATATGGTACTGCTGCTGACAATATTATCGATGCTTTCATACTTGACGTGACTGGAAGAATACTCAACAGGAAATCAATGGGTGAAAATCTTTTTTGGGCAATTAGAGGTGGAAGTGGAGCGAGTTTTGGAATCATTCTTGCATGGAAAATCAAATTAGTACCTATTCCAGAAATAGTCACTGTTTTTTCACCTACTAGAACATTGGAACAAGGTGCAGCAAAACTTTTTGTGAAATGGCAACAAATTGCAGACAAACTTCCTGTAGATCTATTCATTAGAGCCGTCATTCAACCCGGAAGCTGGAACGGACACAAAACAGTTCAAGTTGTATTCAACTCATTGTACCTTGGTGGTACCGGAGATCTGCTCAGGATAATGCAAAAAAGCTTCCCTGAGCTCGGTTTAACGGCAAACGACTGCACCGAAACGAATTGGATTGGATCAGTCTTAAAGCTCTCTTTTACTCCAAATGTAGAGACATTGCTAAACAGAACTCACCCTGATACATTGCCTTTCAAAGCCAAATCTGATTATGTACAAAAACCCATCCCAGAAAACGGCTTGTCAGGCATTTGGAAAGGGGTTCTTGAATTAGAAGCAAGTACATTCTTAATACTTGAGCCATTCGGAGGAAAAATGAACGCTATATCCGAATCCGCAATACCATTCCCACATAGAAAAGGTAATTTGTACGAGATTCAGTACCTTGTGAAATGGAACCAAGGACAAGCACCCGAGAAACATATAGATTGGATCAGAAATTTATACAGTTACATGACTCCATATGTATCGAGTAATCCGCGAGCTTCGTATGTTAACTATAGAGATCTTGATTTGGGTAAGAATGACATTCCAAACATGAGTTATCTCAAAGCTGCTAGTTCATGGGGAACCAAGTACTTCAAAGGAAATTTCAAAAGATTAGCAATGGTTAAGAAGCAAGTTGATCCGCAAAATTTCTTTAAAGATGAACAAAGTATTCCACCATATTCTGCACCAAGCTGTTGTTACTGA
- the LOC113314182 gene encoding uncharacterized protein LOC113314182, which produces MPNTHLLDSLVSLQLQDRPQLEEEILGLKHLVSSFQNRELELKRRFIRYCGLKEQELKVSQLQNLLELELAHVEFYKLMVEFIESENKRFGDMVVEYLQIAGRLESANTKNCSLEMKVKKLLSASRKYAHAASKQALTLRAKEAEVSRNQEKLEQKDSMINDLENEIQELKQILDRLEDEKSTLTDWSWQNQRRAP; this is translated from the coding sequence ATGCCGAATACCCACCTTCTCGATTCATTAGTAAGTTTGCAGCTTCAAGATAGACcgcaattagaagaagaaatattaGGCTTGAAACATTTGGTTAGTTCGTTTCAGAACCGGGAGTTGGAGCTCAAAAGGCGGTTTATTCGGTACTGTGGATTAAAAgagcaggaattaaaagttagtCAATTACAGAACTTGTTAGAATTGGAGCTTGCTCATGTTGAGTTCTATAAGTTGATGGTTGAGTTTATTGAATCAGAGAACAAGCGGTTTGGAGATATGGTTGTTGAGTACCTTCAAATTGCTGGGAGACTAGAGTCTGCAAATACGAAAAACTGTTCACTTGAAATGAAAGTAAAGAAGCTGTTGAGTGCAAGCAGGAAATATGCTCATGCTGCAAGCAAGCAGGCATTGACGCTACGAGCCAAGGAAGCTGAGGTTTCGAGAAATCAAGAAAAGTTGGAACAAAAGGACAGTATGATAAATGATTTGGAAAATGAAATTCAGGAGCTAAAACAAATTCTTGATCGATTAGAGGATGAGAAGAGCACCTTGACAGATTGGAGTTGGCAGAATCAGAGAAGAGCTCCTTGA
- the LOC113313170 gene encoding 17.3 kDa class II heat shock protein-like — translation MDFKIFGFGDPFFSDMFDVSDHEIDKSVNTPSRKYLRDAKAMAATPADIKEYPDSYVFVLDMPGLKSEEIKVQVEDTNVLVVTGMRQRKDEKEKEVKYVRMERRIGKFMRKFVLPENANIDAISAVCVDGVLTITVQKLPPPEPKKPRTIQVQIG, via the coding sequence ATGGATTTCAAGatttttggttttggtgatccattCTTCTCAGATATGTTTGATGTATCAGATCACGAAATTGATAAGTCGGTGAACACACCATCAAGGAAATATTTAAGGGATGCAAAAGCAATGGCAGCAACACCGGCTGATATCAAGGAGTACCCGGACTCATACGTGTTTGTTCTTGATATGCCAGGGTTAAAATCGGAGGAAATCAAAGTTCAGGTGGAAGATACCAACGTGCTTGTCGTGACGGGAATGAGACAAAGGAAAGACGAAAAGGAAAAAGAGGTTAAATATGTGAGGATGGAAAGAAGAATTGGAAAGTTTATGAGGAAATTTGTACTCCCTGAGAACGCCAATATTGATGCAATTTCAGcagtttgtgttgatggtgttctCACCATTACTGTTCAGAAATTGCCTCCACCGGAACCGAAGAAGCCTAGGACTATTCAGGTTCAAATTGGGTAA